Proteins found in one Passer domesticus isolate bPasDom1 chromosome 16, bPasDom1.hap1, whole genome shotgun sequence genomic segment:
- the ELMO2 gene encoding engulfment and cell motility protein 2 isoform X2 produces MPPPSDIVKVAVEWPGANAQLLEIDQKRPLASIIKEVCDGWSLPNPEYYTLRYADGPQLYITEQTRCDIKNGTILQLAVSPSRAARQLMERIQSHSMEARLDAMKELAKLSADVTFATEFINMEGITVLTRLVESGTKLLSHYSEMLAFTLTAFLELMDHGIVSWDMVSITFIKQIAGYVSQPMVDVSILQRSLAILESMVLNSQTLYQKIAEEITVGQLISHLQVSNQEIQTYAIALINALFLKAPEDKRQDKLLNPLDLPITEMANAFAQKHLRSIILNHVIRGNRPIKTEMAHQLYVLQVLTFNLLEERMMTKMDPNDQAQRDIIFELRRIAFDAESDSNTVPGSGTEKRKAMYTKDYKMLGFTNHINPAMDFTQTPPGMLALDNMLYLAKFHQDTYIRIVLENSSREDKHECPFGRSAIELTRMLCEILQVGELPNEGRNDYHPMFFTHDRAFEELFAICIQLLNKTWKEMRATAEDFNKVMQVVREQITRALPSKPNSLDQFKSKLRSLSYSEILRLRQSERMSQDDFQSPPIVELREKIQPEILELIKQQRLNRLCEGSSFRKIGNRRRQERFWYCRLALNHKVLHYGDLEDNAQGEVTFESLQEKIPVADIKAIVTGKDCPHMKEKSALKQNKAMLELAFSILYDPDETLNFIAPNKYEYCIWIDGLNALLGKDMSSELTKSDLDTLLSMEMKLRLLDLENIQIPEAPPPIPKEPSSYDFVYHYG; encoded by the exons ATGCCACCACCTTCAGACATTGTGAAAGTGGCTGTTGAGTGGCCAGGTGCcaatgcccagctgctggaaatAGATCAG AAAAGGCCTCTTGCATCCATCATCAAGGAGGTCTGTGATGG GTGGTCGTTGCCAAACCCTGAGTACTACACTCTGCGTTATGCTGATGGTCCTCAGCTCTACATCACAGAGCAG ACTCGCTGTGACATCAAGAATGGAACTATCCTCCAGCTGGCAGTCTCCCCG TCCAGGGCAGCTCGCCAGCTGATGGAGAGGATCCAGTCCCACAGCATGGAAGCCCGCCTGGATGCCATGAAGGAACTGGCAAAACTTTCAGCAGACGTCACCTTTGCCACAGAGTTCATCAACATGGAAGGGATTACAGTGCTGACACGGCTTGTGGAGAGTGGGACCAAGCTTCTATCCCA TTACAGTGAGATGTTGGCTTTCACCTTGACTGCCTTCTTGGAGCTCATGGACCACGGTATTGTCTCCTGGGACATGGTCTCAATAACCTTCATCAAACAG ATTGCAGGCTACGTGAGCCAGCCCATGGTGGACGTGTCCATCCTGCAGCGCTCCCTGGCCATCCTGGAGAGCATGGTGCTCAACAGCCAGACTCTGTACCAGAAGATTGCAGAGGAGATCACTGTGGGGCAGCTCATTTCCCACCTGCAAGT cTCAAACCAAGAGATTCAGACATATGCCATTGCCTTGATCAATGCCCTCTTCCTGAAGGCACCTGAGGACAAGAGACAG GACAAGCTGCTTAACCCACTAGACCTGCCCATCACT GAAATGGCTAATGCATTTGCCCAGAAGCACCTGAGGTCTATAATCCTAAAT CATGTGATCAGAGGAAACCGTCCCATTAAAACAGAAATGGCACATCAGCTCTACGTCCTGCAGGTCCTGACCTTTAATCTCCTGGAAGAGAGAATGATGACCAAGATGGATCCCAATGATCAG GCACAGAGAGACATCATATTTGAGTTGAGAAGAATTGCATTTGATGCAGAGTCTGACAGCAACACTGTCCCTGGCAGCGGAACAGAGAAACGCAAAGCCATGTACACCAAGGACTACAAGATGCTGGGATTCACT aatcacatcAATCCAGCCATGGATTTTACACAGACTCCTCCTGGGATGCTGGCATTGGACAACATGCTTTACTTGGCCAAATTTCATCAGGACACCTATATCAGG ATTGTTCTGGAGAACAGCAGCCGAGAGGATAAACATGAGTGTCCCTTTGGGCGCAGTGCCATTGAGCTCACCAGGATGCTCTGTGAGATCCTGCAAGTTGGGGAACTCC cCAATGAAGGCCGGAATGACTATCACCCCATGTTTTTCACCCATGACCGTGCATTTGAGGAACTGTTTGCCATCTGTATCCAGCTGTTGAACAAGACCTGGAAAGAAATGAGGGCGACAGCAGAAGATTTTAATAAG GTTATGCAGGTTGTTAGGGAACAGATCACAAGGGCTCTGCCCTCTAAACCCAACTCCTTGGACCAGTTCAAGAGCAAACTGCGCAGCCTGAGCTATTCTGAGATTCTGCGGCTACGCCAGTCTGAGAGGATGAGCCAAGATGACTTCCAGTCTCCACCTATTGT GGAGCTGAGAGAGAAAATCCAACCTGAGATCTTGGAGCTGATAAAGCAGCAGCGCCTGAACAGGCTTTGTGAGGGAAGTAGCTTTAGGAAAATTGGAAATCGCAGAAGACAAG AAAGATTCTGGTATTGTCGCCTGGCTCTGAATCACAAGGTGCTACACTATGGAGACCTGGAAGATAATGCCCAGGGGGAAGTGACCTTTGAATCTTTACAAGAAAAAA TTCCAGTTGCAGACATCAAAGCCATTGTCACAGGGAAGGACTGTCCACACATGAAGGAGAAAAGTGCACTGAAACAGAATAAGGCAA TGTTAGAATTGGCCTTCTCCATATTATACGATCCCGATGAGACCTTGAACTTCATCGCACCTAATAAATATGAG TACTGTATCTGGATTGATGGGCTTAATGCCCTCTTGGGGAAGGACATGTCCAGTGAGCTGACCAAGAGCGACCTGGACACGCTGCTGAGCATGGAGATGAAGCTGAGGCTCCTGGACTTGGAGAACATCCAGATCCCCGAAGCGCCGCCGCCGATCCCCAAGGAGCCGAGCAGCTACGACTTCGTGTACCACTACGGCTGA
- the ELMO2 gene encoding engulfment and cell motility protein 2 isoform X1 has product MPPPSDIVKVAVEWPGANAQLLEIDQKRPLASIIKEVCDGWSLPNPEYYTLRYADGPQLYITEQTRCDIKNGTILQLAVSPSRAARQLMERIQSHSMEARLDAMKELAKLSADVTFATEFINMEGITVLTRLVESGTKLLSHYSEMLAFTLTAFLELMDHGIVSWDMVSITFIKQIAGYVSQPMVDVSILQRSLAILESMVLNSQTLYQKIAEEITVGQLISHLQVSNQEIQTYAIALINALFLKAPEDKRQQDKLLNPLDLPITEMANAFAQKHLRSIILNHVIRGNRPIKTEMAHQLYVLQVLTFNLLEERMMTKMDPNDQAQRDIIFELRRIAFDAESDSNTVPGSGTEKRKAMYTKDYKMLGFTNHINPAMDFTQTPPGMLALDNMLYLAKFHQDTYIRIVLENSSREDKHECPFGRSAIELTRMLCEILQVGELPNEGRNDYHPMFFTHDRAFEELFAICIQLLNKTWKEMRATAEDFNKVMQVVREQITRALPSKPNSLDQFKSKLRSLSYSEILRLRQSERMSQDDFQSPPIVELREKIQPEILELIKQQRLNRLCEGSSFRKIGNRRRQERFWYCRLALNHKVLHYGDLEDNAQGEVTFESLQEKIPVADIKAIVTGKDCPHMKEKSALKQNKAMLELAFSILYDPDETLNFIAPNKYEYCIWIDGLNALLGKDMSSELTKSDLDTLLSMEMKLRLLDLENIQIPEAPPPIPKEPSSYDFVYHYG; this is encoded by the exons ATGCCACCACCTTCAGACATTGTGAAAGTGGCTGTTGAGTGGCCAGGTGCcaatgcccagctgctggaaatAGATCAG AAAAGGCCTCTTGCATCCATCATCAAGGAGGTCTGTGATGG GTGGTCGTTGCCAAACCCTGAGTACTACACTCTGCGTTATGCTGATGGTCCTCAGCTCTACATCACAGAGCAG ACTCGCTGTGACATCAAGAATGGAACTATCCTCCAGCTGGCAGTCTCCCCG TCCAGGGCAGCTCGCCAGCTGATGGAGAGGATCCAGTCCCACAGCATGGAAGCCCGCCTGGATGCCATGAAGGAACTGGCAAAACTTTCAGCAGACGTCACCTTTGCCACAGAGTTCATCAACATGGAAGGGATTACAGTGCTGACACGGCTTGTGGAGAGTGGGACCAAGCTTCTATCCCA TTACAGTGAGATGTTGGCTTTCACCTTGACTGCCTTCTTGGAGCTCATGGACCACGGTATTGTCTCCTGGGACATGGTCTCAATAACCTTCATCAAACAG ATTGCAGGCTACGTGAGCCAGCCCATGGTGGACGTGTCCATCCTGCAGCGCTCCCTGGCCATCCTGGAGAGCATGGTGCTCAACAGCCAGACTCTGTACCAGAAGATTGCAGAGGAGATCACTGTGGGGCAGCTCATTTCCCACCTGCAAGT cTCAAACCAAGAGATTCAGACATATGCCATTGCCTTGATCAATGCCCTCTTCCTGAAGGCACCTGAGGACAAGAGACAG CAGGACAAGCTGCTTAACCCACTAGACCTGCCCATCACT GAAATGGCTAATGCATTTGCCCAGAAGCACCTGAGGTCTATAATCCTAAAT CATGTGATCAGAGGAAACCGTCCCATTAAAACAGAAATGGCACATCAGCTCTACGTCCTGCAGGTCCTGACCTTTAATCTCCTGGAAGAGAGAATGATGACCAAGATGGATCCCAATGATCAG GCACAGAGAGACATCATATTTGAGTTGAGAAGAATTGCATTTGATGCAGAGTCTGACAGCAACACTGTCCCTGGCAGCGGAACAGAGAAACGCAAAGCCATGTACACCAAGGACTACAAGATGCTGGGATTCACT aatcacatcAATCCAGCCATGGATTTTACACAGACTCCTCCTGGGATGCTGGCATTGGACAACATGCTTTACTTGGCCAAATTTCATCAGGACACCTATATCAGG ATTGTTCTGGAGAACAGCAGCCGAGAGGATAAACATGAGTGTCCCTTTGGGCGCAGTGCCATTGAGCTCACCAGGATGCTCTGTGAGATCCTGCAAGTTGGGGAACTCC cCAATGAAGGCCGGAATGACTATCACCCCATGTTTTTCACCCATGACCGTGCATTTGAGGAACTGTTTGCCATCTGTATCCAGCTGTTGAACAAGACCTGGAAAGAAATGAGGGCGACAGCAGAAGATTTTAATAAG GTTATGCAGGTTGTTAGGGAACAGATCACAAGGGCTCTGCCCTCTAAACCCAACTCCTTGGACCAGTTCAAGAGCAAACTGCGCAGCCTGAGCTATTCTGAGATTCTGCGGCTACGCCAGTCTGAGAGGATGAGCCAAGATGACTTCCAGTCTCCACCTATTGT GGAGCTGAGAGAGAAAATCCAACCTGAGATCTTGGAGCTGATAAAGCAGCAGCGCCTGAACAGGCTTTGTGAGGGAAGTAGCTTTAGGAAAATTGGAAATCGCAGAAGACAAG AAAGATTCTGGTATTGTCGCCTGGCTCTGAATCACAAGGTGCTACACTATGGAGACCTGGAAGATAATGCCCAGGGGGAAGTGACCTTTGAATCTTTACAAGAAAAAA TTCCAGTTGCAGACATCAAAGCCATTGTCACAGGGAAGGACTGTCCACACATGAAGGAGAAAAGTGCACTGAAACAGAATAAGGCAA TGTTAGAATTGGCCTTCTCCATATTATACGATCCCGATGAGACCTTGAACTTCATCGCACCTAATAAATATGAG TACTGTATCTGGATTGATGGGCTTAATGCCCTCTTGGGGAAGGACATGTCCAGTGAGCTGACCAAGAGCGACCTGGACACGCTGCTGAGCATGGAGATGAAGCTGAGGCTCCTGGACTTGGAGAACATCCAGATCCCCGAAGCGCCGCCGCCGATCCCCAAGGAGCCGAGCAGCTACGACTTCGTGTACCACTACGGCTGA
- the ELMO2 gene encoding engulfment and cell motility protein 2 isoform X3, whose translation MPPPSDIVKVAVEWPGANAQLLEIDQKRPLASIIKEVCDGWSLPNPEYYTLRYADGPQLYITEQTRCDIKNGTILQLAVSPSRAARQLMERIQSHSMEARLDAMKELAKLSADVTFATEFINMEGITVLTRLVESGTKLLSHYSEMLAFTLTAFLELMDHGIVSWDMVSITFIKQIAGYVSQPMVDVSILQRSLAILESMVLNSQTLYQKIAEEITVGQLISHLQVSNQEIQTYAIALINALFLKAPEDKRQQDKLLNPLDLPITEMANAFAQKHLRSIILNHVIRGNRPIKTEMAHQLYVLQVLTFNLLEERMMTKMDPNDQAQRDIIFELRRIAFDAESDSNTVPGSGTEKRKAMYTKDYKMLGFTNHINPAMDFTQTPPGMLALDNMLYLAKFHQDTYIRIVLENSSREDKHECPFGRSAIELTRMLCEILQVGELPNEGRNDYHPMFFTHDRAFEELFAICIQLLNKTWKEMRATAEDFNKVMQVVREQITRALPSKPNSLDQFKSKLRSLSYSEILRLRQSERMSQDDFQSPPIVELREKIQPEILELIKQQRLNRLCEGSSFRKIGNRRRQERFWYCRLALNHKVLHYGDLEDNAQGEVTFESLQEKIADIKAIVTGKDCPHMKEKSALKQNKAMLELAFSILYDPDETLNFIAPNKYEYCIWIDGLNALLGKDMSSELTKSDLDTLLSMEMKLRLLDLENIQIPEAPPPIPKEPSSYDFVYHYG comes from the exons ATGCCACCACCTTCAGACATTGTGAAAGTGGCTGTTGAGTGGCCAGGTGCcaatgcccagctgctggaaatAGATCAG AAAAGGCCTCTTGCATCCATCATCAAGGAGGTCTGTGATGG GTGGTCGTTGCCAAACCCTGAGTACTACACTCTGCGTTATGCTGATGGTCCTCAGCTCTACATCACAGAGCAG ACTCGCTGTGACATCAAGAATGGAACTATCCTCCAGCTGGCAGTCTCCCCG TCCAGGGCAGCTCGCCAGCTGATGGAGAGGATCCAGTCCCACAGCATGGAAGCCCGCCTGGATGCCATGAAGGAACTGGCAAAACTTTCAGCAGACGTCACCTTTGCCACAGAGTTCATCAACATGGAAGGGATTACAGTGCTGACACGGCTTGTGGAGAGTGGGACCAAGCTTCTATCCCA TTACAGTGAGATGTTGGCTTTCACCTTGACTGCCTTCTTGGAGCTCATGGACCACGGTATTGTCTCCTGGGACATGGTCTCAATAACCTTCATCAAACAG ATTGCAGGCTACGTGAGCCAGCCCATGGTGGACGTGTCCATCCTGCAGCGCTCCCTGGCCATCCTGGAGAGCATGGTGCTCAACAGCCAGACTCTGTACCAGAAGATTGCAGAGGAGATCACTGTGGGGCAGCTCATTTCCCACCTGCAAGT cTCAAACCAAGAGATTCAGACATATGCCATTGCCTTGATCAATGCCCTCTTCCTGAAGGCACCTGAGGACAAGAGACAG CAGGACAAGCTGCTTAACCCACTAGACCTGCCCATCACT GAAATGGCTAATGCATTTGCCCAGAAGCACCTGAGGTCTATAATCCTAAAT CATGTGATCAGAGGAAACCGTCCCATTAAAACAGAAATGGCACATCAGCTCTACGTCCTGCAGGTCCTGACCTTTAATCTCCTGGAAGAGAGAATGATGACCAAGATGGATCCCAATGATCAG GCACAGAGAGACATCATATTTGAGTTGAGAAGAATTGCATTTGATGCAGAGTCTGACAGCAACACTGTCCCTGGCAGCGGAACAGAGAAACGCAAAGCCATGTACACCAAGGACTACAAGATGCTGGGATTCACT aatcacatcAATCCAGCCATGGATTTTACACAGACTCCTCCTGGGATGCTGGCATTGGACAACATGCTTTACTTGGCCAAATTTCATCAGGACACCTATATCAGG ATTGTTCTGGAGAACAGCAGCCGAGAGGATAAACATGAGTGTCCCTTTGGGCGCAGTGCCATTGAGCTCACCAGGATGCTCTGTGAGATCCTGCAAGTTGGGGAACTCC cCAATGAAGGCCGGAATGACTATCACCCCATGTTTTTCACCCATGACCGTGCATTTGAGGAACTGTTTGCCATCTGTATCCAGCTGTTGAACAAGACCTGGAAAGAAATGAGGGCGACAGCAGAAGATTTTAATAAG GTTATGCAGGTTGTTAGGGAACAGATCACAAGGGCTCTGCCCTCTAAACCCAACTCCTTGGACCAGTTCAAGAGCAAACTGCGCAGCCTGAGCTATTCTGAGATTCTGCGGCTACGCCAGTCTGAGAGGATGAGCCAAGATGACTTCCAGTCTCCACCTATTGT GGAGCTGAGAGAGAAAATCCAACCTGAGATCTTGGAGCTGATAAAGCAGCAGCGCCTGAACAGGCTTTGTGAGGGAAGTAGCTTTAGGAAAATTGGAAATCGCAGAAGACAAG AAAGATTCTGGTATTGTCGCCTGGCTCTGAATCACAAGGTGCTACACTATGGAGACCTGGAAGATAATGCCCAGGGGGAAGTGACCTTTGAATCTTTACAAGAAAAAA TTGCAGACATCAAAGCCATTGTCACAGGGAAGGACTGTCCACACATGAAGGAGAAAAGTGCACTGAAACAGAATAAGGCAA TGTTAGAATTGGCCTTCTCCATATTATACGATCCCGATGAGACCTTGAACTTCATCGCACCTAATAAATATGAG TACTGTATCTGGATTGATGGGCTTAATGCCCTCTTGGGGAAGGACATGTCCAGTGAGCTGACCAAGAGCGACCTGGACACGCTGCTGAGCATGGAGATGAAGCTGAGGCTCCTGGACTTGGAGAACATCCAGATCCCCGAAGCGCCGCCGCCGATCCCCAAGGAGCCGAGCAGCTACGACTTCGTGTACCACTACGGCTGA
- the ELMO2 gene encoding engulfment and cell motility protein 2 isoform X4: MPPPSDIVKVAVEWPGANAQLLEIDQKRPLASIIKEVCDGWSLPNPEYYTLRYADGPQLYITEQTRCDIKNGTILQLAVSPSRAARQLMERIQSHSMEARLDAMKELAKLSADVTFATEFINMEGITVLTRLVESGTKLLSHYSEMLAFTLTAFLELMDHGIVSWDMVSITFIKQIAGYVSQPMVDVSILQRSLAILESMVLNSQTLYQKIAEEITVGQLISHLQVSNQEIQTYAIALINALFLKAPEDKRQEMANAFAQKHLRSIILNHVIRGNRPIKTEMAHQLYVLQVLTFNLLEERMMTKMDPNDQAQRDIIFELRRIAFDAESDSNTVPGSGTEKRKAMYTKDYKMLGFTNHINPAMDFTQTPPGMLALDNMLYLAKFHQDTYIRIVLENSSREDKHECPFGRSAIELTRMLCEILQVGELPNEGRNDYHPMFFTHDRAFEELFAICIQLLNKTWKEMRATAEDFNKVMQVVREQITRALPSKPNSLDQFKSKLRSLSYSEILRLRQSERMSQDDFQSPPIVELREKIQPEILELIKQQRLNRLCEGSSFRKIGNRRRQERFWYCRLALNHKVLHYGDLEDNAQGEVTFESLQEKIPVADIKAIVTGKDCPHMKEKSALKQNKAMLELAFSILYDPDETLNFIAPNKYEYCIWIDGLNALLGKDMSSELTKSDLDTLLSMEMKLRLLDLENIQIPEAPPPIPKEPSSYDFVYHYG, translated from the exons ATGCCACCACCTTCAGACATTGTGAAAGTGGCTGTTGAGTGGCCAGGTGCcaatgcccagctgctggaaatAGATCAG AAAAGGCCTCTTGCATCCATCATCAAGGAGGTCTGTGATGG GTGGTCGTTGCCAAACCCTGAGTACTACACTCTGCGTTATGCTGATGGTCCTCAGCTCTACATCACAGAGCAG ACTCGCTGTGACATCAAGAATGGAACTATCCTCCAGCTGGCAGTCTCCCCG TCCAGGGCAGCTCGCCAGCTGATGGAGAGGATCCAGTCCCACAGCATGGAAGCCCGCCTGGATGCCATGAAGGAACTGGCAAAACTTTCAGCAGACGTCACCTTTGCCACAGAGTTCATCAACATGGAAGGGATTACAGTGCTGACACGGCTTGTGGAGAGTGGGACCAAGCTTCTATCCCA TTACAGTGAGATGTTGGCTTTCACCTTGACTGCCTTCTTGGAGCTCATGGACCACGGTATTGTCTCCTGGGACATGGTCTCAATAACCTTCATCAAACAG ATTGCAGGCTACGTGAGCCAGCCCATGGTGGACGTGTCCATCCTGCAGCGCTCCCTGGCCATCCTGGAGAGCATGGTGCTCAACAGCCAGACTCTGTACCAGAAGATTGCAGAGGAGATCACTGTGGGGCAGCTCATTTCCCACCTGCAAGT cTCAAACCAAGAGATTCAGACATATGCCATTGCCTTGATCAATGCCCTCTTCCTGAAGGCACCTGAGGACAAGAGACAG GAAATGGCTAATGCATTTGCCCAGAAGCACCTGAGGTCTATAATCCTAAAT CATGTGATCAGAGGAAACCGTCCCATTAAAACAGAAATGGCACATCAGCTCTACGTCCTGCAGGTCCTGACCTTTAATCTCCTGGAAGAGAGAATGATGACCAAGATGGATCCCAATGATCAG GCACAGAGAGACATCATATTTGAGTTGAGAAGAATTGCATTTGATGCAGAGTCTGACAGCAACACTGTCCCTGGCAGCGGAACAGAGAAACGCAAAGCCATGTACACCAAGGACTACAAGATGCTGGGATTCACT aatcacatcAATCCAGCCATGGATTTTACACAGACTCCTCCTGGGATGCTGGCATTGGACAACATGCTTTACTTGGCCAAATTTCATCAGGACACCTATATCAGG ATTGTTCTGGAGAACAGCAGCCGAGAGGATAAACATGAGTGTCCCTTTGGGCGCAGTGCCATTGAGCTCACCAGGATGCTCTGTGAGATCCTGCAAGTTGGGGAACTCC cCAATGAAGGCCGGAATGACTATCACCCCATGTTTTTCACCCATGACCGTGCATTTGAGGAACTGTTTGCCATCTGTATCCAGCTGTTGAACAAGACCTGGAAAGAAATGAGGGCGACAGCAGAAGATTTTAATAAG GTTATGCAGGTTGTTAGGGAACAGATCACAAGGGCTCTGCCCTCTAAACCCAACTCCTTGGACCAGTTCAAGAGCAAACTGCGCAGCCTGAGCTATTCTGAGATTCTGCGGCTACGCCAGTCTGAGAGGATGAGCCAAGATGACTTCCAGTCTCCACCTATTGT GGAGCTGAGAGAGAAAATCCAACCTGAGATCTTGGAGCTGATAAAGCAGCAGCGCCTGAACAGGCTTTGTGAGGGAAGTAGCTTTAGGAAAATTGGAAATCGCAGAAGACAAG AAAGATTCTGGTATTGTCGCCTGGCTCTGAATCACAAGGTGCTACACTATGGAGACCTGGAAGATAATGCCCAGGGGGAAGTGACCTTTGAATCTTTACAAGAAAAAA TTCCAGTTGCAGACATCAAAGCCATTGTCACAGGGAAGGACTGTCCACACATGAAGGAGAAAAGTGCACTGAAACAGAATAAGGCAA TGTTAGAATTGGCCTTCTCCATATTATACGATCCCGATGAGACCTTGAACTTCATCGCACCTAATAAATATGAG TACTGTATCTGGATTGATGGGCTTAATGCCCTCTTGGGGAAGGACATGTCCAGTGAGCTGACCAAGAGCGACCTGGACACGCTGCTGAGCATGGAGATGAAGCTGAGGCTCCTGGACTTGGAGAACATCCAGATCCCCGAAGCGCCGCCGCCGATCCCCAAGGAGCCGAGCAGCTACGACTTCGTGTACCACTACGGCTGA
- the ELMO2 gene encoding engulfment and cell motility protein 2 isoform X7: protein MKKICKGAIEERIWLLSIDMSSSNQEIQTYAIALINALFLKAPEDKRQEMANAFAQKHLRSIILNHVIRGNRPIKTEMAHQLYVLQVLTFNLLEERMMTKMDPNDQAQRDIIFELRRIAFDAESDSNTVPGSGTEKRKAMYTKDYKMLGFTNHINPAMDFTQTPPGMLALDNMLYLAKFHQDTYIRIVLENSSREDKHECPFGRSAIELTRMLCEILQVGELPNEGRNDYHPMFFTHDRAFEELFAICIQLLNKTWKEMRATAEDFNKVMQVVREQITRALPSKPNSLDQFKSKLRSLSYSEILRLRQSERMSQDDFQSPPIVELREKIQPEILELIKQQRLNRLCEGSSFRKIGNRRRQERFWYCRLALNHKVLHYGDLEDNAQGEVTFESLQEKIPVADIKAIVTGKDCPHMKEKSALKQNKAMLELAFSILYDPDETLNFIAPNKYEYCIWIDGLNALLGKDMSSELTKSDLDTLLSMEMKLRLLDLENIQIPEAPPPIPKEPSSYDFVYHYG, encoded by the exons ATGAAAAAGATTTGCAAGGGAGCAATAGAAGAAAGAATATGGTTGTTATCTATAGATATGTCAAG cTCAAACCAAGAGATTCAGACATATGCCATTGCCTTGATCAATGCCCTCTTCCTGAAGGCACCTGAGGACAAGAGACAG GAAATGGCTAATGCATTTGCCCAGAAGCACCTGAGGTCTATAATCCTAAAT CATGTGATCAGAGGAAACCGTCCCATTAAAACAGAAATGGCACATCAGCTCTACGTCCTGCAGGTCCTGACCTTTAATCTCCTGGAAGAGAGAATGATGACCAAGATGGATCCCAATGATCAG GCACAGAGAGACATCATATTTGAGTTGAGAAGAATTGCATTTGATGCAGAGTCTGACAGCAACACTGTCCCTGGCAGCGGAACAGAGAAACGCAAAGCCATGTACACCAAGGACTACAAGATGCTGGGATTCACT aatcacatcAATCCAGCCATGGATTTTACACAGACTCCTCCTGGGATGCTGGCATTGGACAACATGCTTTACTTGGCCAAATTTCATCAGGACACCTATATCAGG ATTGTTCTGGAGAACAGCAGCCGAGAGGATAAACATGAGTGTCCCTTTGGGCGCAGTGCCATTGAGCTCACCAGGATGCTCTGTGAGATCCTGCAAGTTGGGGAACTCC cCAATGAAGGCCGGAATGACTATCACCCCATGTTTTTCACCCATGACCGTGCATTTGAGGAACTGTTTGCCATCTGTATCCAGCTGTTGAACAAGACCTGGAAAGAAATGAGGGCGACAGCAGAAGATTTTAATAAG GTTATGCAGGTTGTTAGGGAACAGATCACAAGGGCTCTGCCCTCTAAACCCAACTCCTTGGACCAGTTCAAGAGCAAACTGCGCAGCCTGAGCTATTCTGAGATTCTGCGGCTACGCCAGTCTGAGAGGATGAGCCAAGATGACTTCCAGTCTCCACCTATTGT GGAGCTGAGAGAGAAAATCCAACCTGAGATCTTGGAGCTGATAAAGCAGCAGCGCCTGAACAGGCTTTGTGAGGGAAGTAGCTTTAGGAAAATTGGAAATCGCAGAAGACAAG AAAGATTCTGGTATTGTCGCCTGGCTCTGAATCACAAGGTGCTACACTATGGAGACCTGGAAGATAATGCCCAGGGGGAAGTGACCTTTGAATCTTTACAAGAAAAAA TTCCAGTTGCAGACATCAAAGCCATTGTCACAGGGAAGGACTGTCCACACATGAAGGAGAAAAGTGCACTGAAACAGAATAAGGCAA TGTTAGAATTGGCCTTCTCCATATTATACGATCCCGATGAGACCTTGAACTTCATCGCACCTAATAAATATGAG TACTGTATCTGGATTGATGGGCTTAATGCCCTCTTGGGGAAGGACATGTCCAGTGAGCTGACCAAGAGCGACCTGGACACGCTGCTGAGCATGGAGATGAAGCTGAGGCTCCTGGACTTGGAGAACATCCAGATCCCCGAAGCGCCGCCGCCGATCCCCAAGGAGCCGAGCAGCTACGACTTCGTGTACCACTACGGCTGA